The Suncus etruscus isolate mSunEtr1 chromosome 14, mSunEtr1.pri.cur, whole genome shotgun sequence genome contains a region encoding:
- the TMEM238 gene encoding transmembrane protein 238, whose product MAAAPGAGAAPASAPAPAPAAPGAPRARSPASGLGRCRAALLLAVALDVAGMAALLTGVFAQLQVRGRDFGDLLIYSGALLVFLSLLGWILWYTGNIEISRQELERDYGLRPSALARLARKLSRRWSAPAAAAAPRAPHAARRAARAAPAPAAGSRRVRLQLATLEAGAGAGAGPE is encoded by the coding sequence ATGGCCGCAGCGCCCGGCGCGGGTGCGGCGCCCGcctcggccccggccccggccccggccgccCCGGGGGCCCCCCGCGCGCGGAGCCCGGCGTCGGGGCTGGGGCGCTGCCGCGCGGCGCTGCTGCTGGCCGTGGCGCTGGACGTGGCGGGCATGGCGGCGCTGCTGACCGGCGTGTTCGCGCAGCTGCAGGTGCGCGGCCGCGACTTCGGCGACCTGCTCATCTACTCGGGCGCGCTGCTCGTCTTCCTCAGCCTGCTCGGCTGGATCCTCTGGTACACCGGCAACATCGAGATCTCGCGCCAGGAGCTGGAGCGCGACTACGGCCTGCGGCCCTCCGCCCTGGCCCGCCTGGCGCGCAAGCTGTCCCGCCGCTGGtccgcgcccgccgccgccgccgccccgcgcGCCCCGCACGCCGCCCGCCGCGCCGCCCgcgccgcgcccgcgcccgccgccGGCTCCCGCCGCGTGCGCCTGCAGCTCGCCACGCTcgaggccggggccggggccggggccgggcccGAGTGA
- the RPL28 gene encoding 60S ribosomal protein L28 has product MSAHLQWMVVRNCSSFLIKRNKQTYSTEPNNLKARNSFRYNGLIHRKTVGVEPAADGKGIVVVMKRRSGQRKPATSYVRTTINKNARATLSSVRHMIRKNKYRPDLRMAAIRRASAILRSQKPVAVKRKRARPTKSA; this is encoded by the exons ATGTCCGCCCACCTGCAGTGGATGGTCGTGCGCAACTGCTCCAGCTTCCTCATCAAGAGGAACAAGCAGACCTACAGCACC GAGCCCAACAACCTCAAGGCCCGCAACTCGTTCCGCTACAACGGCCTCATCCACCGCAAGACGGTGGGCGTGGAGCCGGCTGCCGATGGCAAAGGCATCGTGGTGGTGATGAAACGCAGATCCG GCCAGCGGAAGCCCGCCACCTCCTACGTGCGGACCACCATCAACAAGAATGCCAGGGCCACCCTCAGCAGTGTCCGCCACATGATCCGCAAAAACAAGTACCGCCCAGACCTGCGCATG GCCGCTATTCGTAGAGCCAGCGCCATCCTGCGCAGCCAGAAGCCCGTGGCGGTGAAGAGGAAGCGGGCGCGCCCCACCAAGAGCGCCTGA
- the TMEM190 gene encoding transmembrane protein 190, with amino-acid sequence MGGWGIPALGLLVLLLQSSADANGIQGFFYPWSCEGDVWDRESCGGQAAIENPNLCLRLRCCYRDGVCYHQRPDENLRRKHMWALGWMCGGLLLLTLGICVFLQVSQGGWWAKRRNLLHMPGFLQSKYDLSKTVSLLSKDRAPSSAGEKKSTTTMPTTMEATTDLEGTEGGEEGDED; translated from the exons ATGGGAGGTTGGGGGATCCCTGCTTTGGGCCTCTTGGTGCTGCTGCTACAGAGCTCGGCAG ATGCCAATGGAATCCAGGGATTCTTCTATCCATGGA GCTGTGAGGGCGATGTCTGGGATAGAGAGAGTTGTGGGGGACAAGCTGCCATCGAGAACCCCAACCTGTGCCTGAGGTTACGGTGCTGCTACCGAGATGGGGTCTGCTACCACCAGCGACCGGATG AGAACTTGCGGCGAAAGCACATGTGGGCGCTGGGCTGGATGTGCGgtggcctcctcctcctcaccttAGGCATCTGCGTATTCTTGCAAGTGTCCCAAGGGGGGTG GTGGGCCAAGCGCCGAAACCTGCTGCACATGCCAGGGTTCCTTCAGAGTAAATACGACCTTTCCAAGACCGTGTCTCTGCTGTCCAAGGACCGGGCGCCATCGTCGGCCGGGGAAAAGAAGTCAACAACCACCATGCCCACGACCATGGAAGCGACCACAGATTTAGAAGGAACTGAGGGGGGCGAAGAAGGGGACGAGGATTAG